The Terriglobales bacterium genome contains the following window.
ACGGCGGGAAGATCATGAAGGTAGAGGAAGCGGGACTCCCGGCGGGGACGTCGATCACGGTGCGCGATCTGTTCTTCAACACGCCCGCGCGCAAGAAATTCCTCAAGGCTGAATCCACCGAGCTGGGCCACATCGCGACCTTGGTCACCCACTACGCGCTGGCGCATCCCGAGAAGCACATCGAGTTGCACACCTCGGCCAACGCGCTGCTGATCGCCAGCCCGGTACGCGGCCACGCCGAGCGCATCTTCCAGATCTTCGGCAAGGAGACGCTCGAGCAACTCGTCCCCGTGGCCGCGGCGGCCGCGCTCGAGCGCGTGGGACTGCCCGAGCCGCCGCCCTGGGTCATCGAGAAGCGCAAGCAGCGCGGCGAGGACTACCAGGCCGCCGTGCCCGGCGAGCTGCGCCTGCACGGCTTCGTCTCCAAGCCGGAGCTGCAGAAGCTCAACCGCAACTCCATCTTCGTCTTCGTGAACCAACGGCTCATCCGCGACCGCATCCTCCAGCACGCGCTCTCGGAGGCCTACCGCAACATCCTGCCGGCGTCGGCCTTTCCCGTGGTGCTGCTCTTCCTGGAGATGCCTTCGGGAGAAGTGGACGCCAACGTCCACCCCAGCAAGAGGGAAGTGCGCTTCCGCCAGCAGAGCTTTGTCCACGACTTCGTGCGCGATTCCGTCCGCGCCGCGCTGATGAAGGCGCGCCCCGTTCCGCAGTTCACCAGCGAGATCCGCTCGCAGCCCACCGCCGGAGCCGCGCTCTCCTCCAGCGCGCGCGCCGCGGGCGGCGGTCTGGAGATGGCGCAGGCGCAAGGCATGATGCTTGCTCCCGTCGACTTCGCGCTCCAGCCGCCTCCGCCGCTCCCGCAGAATTTGGATTTCACCGACAGCATCGCCGTGGACGCCAACGCCGCCGTGCCGCTAGCCACTCCGCCTGCGCCCCTTCCCATCAGCGCCCCCATCCGGGCCGATGACCGCTGCGCCGGCGTCATCACCGAAGCCGATGCCGACGCCGTGCCGGAGACGGCGCCGCTCGACTCGCTCAAGCCGCTGGGCCAGATCCGCGACTCCTTTATCCTTGCTGTCAACGGCGACGCCTTGTGGATCATTGACCAGCACGTGGCCCACGAACGCGTACTCTTCGAGCGCATCCTGCGCCAGCGCGCCGCGGAGAAAGTCCAGGGACAGCGCCTGCTCATGCCGCTGGTGCTCGCGCTCACCCCCGGGCAGCAGGCGGTCTTCGAGCAGATCTCGGAAGAGCTCCAGCGCAATGGCTTCGAGGTGGAGCCCTTCGGCGCGCGCACCATCGCGGTGAAGACGGCACCGGCGGGCGTCGACGCCGGCGAGATCGAGCGCCTGCTCACCGAATTACTCGACCAGTTCCAGCGCGAGGAGCAGGCCACGAATCTCGACCGCGCCCGCGGCAAGATCGCCGCCTCCATCGCTTGCCACGCCGCCATCAAGGTGAACACGCCGCTCGAAGCCAATAAGATGGAGTGGCTGCTGAAGGAGCTGGCCAAGACCGAGTGTCCCATGACCTGCCCCCACGGACGTCCGGTGGTGCTGCGCTATTCGTTGCGCGACATCCAGCGCGCCTTCAAGCGGATATAGCCATGATGACCGACCTCGAACTGCGCGAACACCGCCGCCAGAAGTGGCGCCTCAACAGGCACCCGCTGCGCTCCGCCGAGGACGCCCGTGAGTTCCTGGAGTCGGTCGGCTTCTGCCTGATGTATCCGGTGAAGCCGCCACTGCTCGTGCCCACCTTCCTCGGCGCTTGCGCCGGCTCGGAGAAGAATCTCCCTTTGCGCCCCCAGGCCTTCGACAGCCCGGCCGCCCGCCAGGCGGAAGAATGGGTGCTGGAAATGCTGCGGCAGCGCATCGCCTTCGAGACCAACCTCTTCGGCGAGACACCCATGCTGCTCGCTGCCTCCGTCCTTCCTTATTTCTACGCGCTGGTCGGCGACCGCAATCCCAAAGCGGAGCGGAAGAAGGACTCGGATGCCGTCCAGCTCTCCCCTTTGGCCCGCGACACCTGGGCGGCGTTGCGCAAGAGCGGGCCCGTGACCAAAGCCCGGATGCGCGAGCTCCTGGGCGGCGCGCCTTCGGACGCCGCGCTCGACCGCGCCCTGGGGGAGCTGGGAGCCTCGCTCAAGATCGCGCGCGTGGATGAGAGCCCGCAAGCGGGCGCCACCTGGGAGCTGCTGCACCGCTGGGCCCCGGAGACGGTCCAGGAGGGGATCGGATTGTCGGTGGCCCAGTCGCTCTCCGCCCTGGTCTCCCGCTACCTGGAATGCGTGGTGGCGGCGGAGGCCAAGGAGGTGGAGGAATTCTTTTCCCGGCTTGCGCCC
Protein-coding sequences here:
- the mutL gene encoding DNA mismatch repair endonuclease MutL, which gives rise to MARIHVLPEHVANKIAAGEVVERPASVVKELLENALDAGANRIRIQVEAGGRKLIQITDDGSGMVRDDALLAFERHATSKLHDAEDLLSISTLGFRGEALPSIASVSRLVLETCAKEDAQPGTAVPHSSPGTRVEINGGKIMKVEEAGLPAGTSITVRDLFFNTPARKKFLKAESTELGHIATLVTHYALAHPEKHIELHTSANALLIASPVRGHAERIFQIFGKETLEQLVPVAAAAALERVGLPEPPPWVIEKRKQRGEDYQAAVPGELRLHGFVSKPELQKLNRNSIFVFVNQRLIRDRILQHALSEAYRNILPASAFPVVLLFLEMPSGEVDANVHPSKREVRFRQQSFVHDFVRDSVRAALMKARPVPQFTSEIRSQPTAGAALSSSARAAGGGLEMAQAQGMMLAPVDFALQPPPPLPQNLDFTDSIAVDANAAVPLATPPAPLPISAPIRADDRCAGVITEADADAVPETAPLDSLKPLGQIRDSFILAVNGDALWIIDQHVAHERVLFERILRQRAAEKVQGQRLLMPLVLALTPGQQAVFEQISEELQRNGFEVEPFGARTIAVKTAPAGVDAGEIERLLTELLDQFQREEQATNLDRARGKIAASIACHAAIKVNTPLEANKMEWLLKELAKTECPMTCPHGRPVVLRYSLRDIQRAFKRI
- a CDS encoding crosslink repair DNA glycosylase YcaQ family protein; translated protein: MTDLELREHRRQKWRLNRHPLRSAEDAREFLESVGFCLMYPVKPPLLVPTFLGACAGSEKNLPLRPQAFDSPAARQAEEWVLEMLRQRIAFETNLFGETPMLLAASVLPYFYALVGDRNPKAERKKDSDAVQLSPLARDTWAALRKSGPVTKARMRELLGGAPSDAALDRALGELGASLKIARVDESPQAGATWELLHRWAPETVQEGIGLSVAQSLSALVSRYLECVVAAEAKEVEEFFSRLAP